The following proteins are co-located in the Lentibacillus sp. JNUCC-1 genome:
- a CDS encoding hydroxymethylglutaryl-CoA lyase, whose translation MGRLPEFVQVKEVGPRDGLQNEKKQVSTADKVAWIDMLSDSGVKEIEYSSFVHPKWVPQLSDAHDVGRQIKRREGVRYSALVPNMKGLELALETGIDGASVFMSASETHNKKNINKTISQTFPVLGEVIKEAKSAGKHVTGYVSTVFDCPYEGKIKPDAVIRVCDELLEAGVDDLSLGDTIGTAVPSEVETLLDTVMQRYSKDRIIMHFHDTRGMAIANIMASLRYGITRFDSSVGGLGGCPFAPGAAGNVATNDVLYLLHGMGIKTGIDERSMQEAALMMQNKLGKTLPSKSLASALAQE comes from the coding sequence GTGGGACGTTTGCCTGAATTTGTTCAAGTAAAGGAAGTCGGACCAAGAGATGGCCTGCAAAATGAAAAAAAGCAGGTGTCCACGGCAGATAAAGTGGCATGGATTGATATGCTATCTGACTCCGGCGTTAAAGAAATAGAATACTCATCTTTTGTTCATCCAAAATGGGTGCCGCAATTATCAGATGCGCATGATGTAGGGCGTCAAATTAAACGGCGGGAAGGTGTGAGATACTCAGCGCTTGTTCCAAATATGAAAGGTCTTGAATTGGCACTTGAAACAGGAATTGATGGGGCATCTGTTTTTATGTCTGCCAGTGAAACTCATAACAAAAAAAATATTAATAAAACCATTAGCCAAACTTTTCCTGTTCTGGGTGAGGTGATCAAGGAAGCTAAGTCAGCCGGGAAGCACGTTACTGGCTATGTCTCTACTGTCTTTGATTGTCCATATGAAGGAAAAATTAAACCTGATGCAGTCATAAGAGTCTGTGACGAGCTGCTCGAAGCAGGTGTAGATGATTTATCTCTTGGGGACACGATCGGAACCGCTGTGCCATCAGAGGTCGAAACCCTATTGGACACTGTCATGCAGCGGTATTCGAAGGACAGAATTATTATGCATTTTCATGATACACGTGGGATGGCAATAGCGAATATCATGGCATCATTAAGATATGGTATTACACGTTTTGACAGCTCAGTTGGTGGTCTGGGCGGATGTCCATTTGCTCCCGGAGCTGCTGGAAATGTAGCAACGAATGATGTTTTGTATCTTTTACACGGGATGGGTATTAAAACGGGTATAGATGAACGAAGCATGCAGGAAGCAGCGCTTATGATGCAGAATAAATTGGGAAAGACATTACCCAGTAAATCGCTCGCTTCTGCCCTCGCTCAGGAGTAA
- a CDS encoding cupin domain-containing protein: MEQSKRQHVIGDEHMGYSYELLAKSRFSSVEPTIVHVTPKDQNVRHDPYTHTEDEFIYILQGTIELFYDDDTYEMSQGDTAYFKGSKPHLFVPVDNIGAKVLTIFIENP, translated from the coding sequence TTGGAACAATCCAAACGACAGCATGTAATCGGTGATGAGCATATGGGTTACTCCTATGAATTGTTGGCTAAATCACGTTTTTCTTCTGTAGAACCAACGATTGTACATGTTACACCGAAAGACCAGAACGTGCGCCATGATCCTTACACACATACCGAAGATGAGTTTATTTATATTTTGCAGGGGACGATCGAATTATTTTATGACGACGATACATATGAAATGAGCCAAGGAGATACAGCCTATTTTAAAGGCAGTAAACCTCATTTATTTGTCCCAGTGGATAACATCGGAGCAAAAGTATTAACAATATTTATAGAAAACCCCTAA